A stretch of DNA from Micromonospora sp. WMMD1155:
CCGGCTTGTTGAGCGCCAGGTTGGTCCCGTCACCGGGCGGTGGGGTGACGCCCGGGATGGCGTTGAGCGTGTACCACGCCTCGGTGCTCCACAGTGACTGACCGCTGGTGGAGCTGAACGGTCGTGGCGAGCGCAGGTGGACCACGTGGCCCGCCTTGCGACCGGCCACCGCCAGGTTGACCTTCCTGCCGTCCGACGAGAGGGTGGCCGAGGTGACGGTGAGCGTCTCCTCGTCGATCTTCGGACCGCCGTAGTTCGACGTCGCCACGTACCTCCATTGCTTGATCTTGTAACGCGCGGCCAGGTCGGCGGCGGTCTCCGCCGACACGGGCTGGGTGTACTCCACCTCGAAGCCGGCGGTGGTGGCGCGTATGGCGAGCATCTCGAAGGTCGTGGTGCTGTTCGGGGTGAGCTTCTGCAGGCCGTACGCCAGTTTGCCGGTCTGGCCCCAGTTGCCGCCCGCGCCGAGCCCGCCGACGTAGATCGCGCCGTCCGGACCGACGTTGACCTCGGAGACACCCGCCTCCAGGCCCTGGGTGAGCCGGAACAGGGCGCCCTGGTACTCGCCGTTGACCTTCTCCACGTTCGCGCGCTGGAGACCGCCGTACGTCACGTCGCCGATGACGAACTGGCCCGCGTATCGGCCGCTGGTCAGGTACAGCGGGGTGCTGGGCGAGTTGGCGATCTCGTTCTGCGGCATCCACAGCACCGGAGGGGTGACCGGGTTGGTGTCGAACGGGCCGGCCGGGTTCGTGAAGTGGTTGAAGAAGCGGCCCTGCTTGACGTGCAGGAGCTTCGACGAGGGCAGCCAACCGCCCTGGTTGTCGGTGACGAAGATGCCGCCCTCCGGGCCCCACCCGATGCCGTGCGGGGTGCGCAGGCCCCCGGCGACGTAGCTGACCGCGCCGGTGTCCTTGTTGACCTTGAGGGTGGTGCCCCGGTTGGTGGCGGGCTGCGGGTTGGTGGTGGCGCCGCCGGAGTTGATCGACACCGAGAGGTTCAGGTAGAAGAACCCGTCGGCGTAGAGCAGGCCGAAGGCGAACTCGTGGAAGTTGCCCCCGTACGGCCAGGTGGCGACCGTCTCCAGCCGCTCGGCCACCTCGTCGCCGCCGGTGTTCACCAGCCGGGTGAGCCGCTGCTTCTCCGAGACGTAGACCACTCCGTCGACGACCTTCAGCCCCATCGGCTCCTTCAGTCCACCGGCGATCTTCTTGGTGGTCACCGCGCCCGGAGTGGTCGCGCCGCCGGTGTTGCCGAGGATCCAGACCTCACCGTCCTGGGAGGTGCCGGACTGGTCGCTGCCGCCCCAGGTGGACACGACCAGTCGGCCGTCGGCCAGCCAGTCCATGCCGGTGACCTTCGGCTGGAACCCGCTGGGCCGCAGGTTGGTCAGCGTGTACCCGGGGTGCACCCCGGTCAGCGGCAGACCGTCGCCGGGAGTGTCGGCGATGCCCTCGCACTCCTTGCGGCCCGGCGCGGTCACCCGCACCACGCCGGCGTCGGTGCTGAGCGCCGAGTTCGGTACGACCACGAAGGACGACGAGCCGGGCGTCTTCCACTCCAGGGTGATCTGCTGCCCACCTCCTCGCTCGAAGTGGTCGATGCGTAGCGGGTGCAGCCCGGCGGTGAGGGTGACGGTGCCCTCCTTGGGTGGGGTCGCGCCGTGCAACCCGTCGTGGTTGATCACCACGGTGTTGTCGATGGCCAGTTTGGACCCGTCGTCGCTGCTGAGCCGGAACGTGTAGCTGCCGGCCTGGGTGGTGGTGATGTTGCCGAGCACCTGCGAGACGAAGTCGTCCTCGAAGCCGAAGTCGGCCGCCGAGGTCCAGTTGATCGTGGGCATCAGCTTGTCCACGTTGGGGGTCTGCGCCGGCTTGAGGGTGCAGATCTCGGACAGCGGCACCTGCACGTCGAAGACGCGCAGCGTGACACCCGGTTCCTGGGCGGGGGCGGCGGTGGCCGGAGCGGCCCAGAGGCCGGCGGTGAGGATGAGTGCGAGCGTACCGAGGGCGGGTTTGCGGAGTCGGCGTAGCAGGCGTGTGCCCATCGTTCCTCCAGAGGCGGTGGAGTGTCCGACGGCCGGGCGAGGAGCAGCGGTGAGGGAGGCCGTCGGCCCGGTGCCGTAACGCCCTCGACGCCGACGAGTGACATTGCGGAAACACCGGGTGGATGGGTCGAGACATTAAGGGGTTTCGATCTGGGTGTCCATGTCTTCACCCCGATTCATCAAAAGTTGCCGATGCTCGTGCGAAAGTTCGCGGTAGTTGACACGGAATGCCCGGTGCGGCGGTCCCTACCTCCCACGGCCCCGACGTCGGGCCGTCGTCGTCCGCACGCCACCATGAGCGCGTGGACTCCGTACTCGCGCACTACCTCGACAACCTGGTCGCCGCCGCCCGGGACGTGCTCGGGGCCGACCTGGTCGGCGCGTACGCCGCCGGCTCGGTGGGGCTGGGCGCCTACCAACCCGGCCGCAGTGACGTGGACGTGGCGCTGGTCAGCGCCGGGCCGCTCCCTGCGGCGGCCAAAAGGGAGCTGGTGGCGCGGCTGCGGCACGAGGCGCTGCCCTGCCCGGCACGAGGACTGGAGCTGGTGGTCTACGACCGGGCGGTGGCCGCCTCCGGCACACCCGAGCCCGGCTTCGAGGTCGAACTCAACACGGGCGC
This window harbors:
- a CDS encoding ricin-type beta-trefoil lectin domain protein, with product MGTRLLRRLRKPALGTLALILTAGLWAAPATAAPAQEPGVTLRVFDVQVPLSEICTLKPAQTPNVDKLMPTINWTSAADFGFEDDFVSQVLGNITTTQAGSYTFRLSSDDGSKLAIDNTVVINHDGLHGATPPKEGTVTLTAGLHPLRIDHFERGGGQQITLEWKTPGSSSFVVVPNSALSTDAGVVRVTAPGRKECEGIADTPGDGLPLTGVHPGYTLTNLRPSGFQPKVTGMDWLADGRLVVSTWGGSDQSGTSQDGEVWILGNTGGATTPGAVTTKKIAGGLKEPMGLKVVDGVVYVSEKQRLTRLVNTGGDEVAERLETVATWPYGGNFHEFAFGLLYADGFFYLNLSVSINSGGATTNPQPATNRGTTLKVNKDTGAVSYVAGGLRTPHGIGWGPEGGIFVTDNQGGWLPSSKLLHVKQGRFFNHFTNPAGPFDTNPVTPPVLWMPQNEIANSPSTPLYLTSGRYAGQFVIGDVTYGGLQRANVEKVNGEYQGALFRLTQGLEAGVSEVNVGPDGAIYVGGLGAGGNWGQTGKLAYGLQKLTPNSTTTFEMLAIRATTAGFEVEYTQPVSAETAADLAARYKIKQWRYVATSNYGGPKIDEETLTVTSATLSSDGRKVNLAVAGRKAGHVVHLRSPRPFSSTSGQSLWSTEAWYTLNAIPGVTPPPGDGTNLALNKPAVADSSCSTSEGPAKAVNGSVTGGNSDKWCSKGTTRYLQVDLGASHTVNRVVVKHAGAGGEDPAWNTRDFTIASSADGTTWTTRATVTGNTASTTTHNLVAPGTRHVRLAITAPTSTTDTAARIYELEVYASAGAPGSITGVGGKCLDVDNAGTADGTKVQLWTCNNTAAQLWSRVGDTYRALGKCLDVDNAGTADGTKVQLWTCNGTGSQVWQPQSDGSLRNPQSGKVLQAAGGGTADGTQIQIGTNTGAAHQKWVVNAT